In the bacterium genome, GCCGTTGCGGATATGATTGCAGGAAAGGCCGATGGCATGAGCCGCGGAGGCACAGGCCGAAACAGTCGTATAGTTAATTCCCTTGAGGCCATAGAGGATGGAGATCAGCCCGGGAGCCATGTCGGGGATGAGCATGGGGATGAGGAACGGGCTGATCCGCCCGGGGCCGCGGTCGAAGAGCACCTTGCACTCCCTTTGAAAGACCTGCATGCCGCCGATGCCCGAACCGAGGACGACACCGAAGCGCTCGCGGTCCACCCGTTCCAGATCGATGCCCGCATCCTTGAGCGCCTGCGATGCCGGGATCACCGCCAGATGGGTGAACCGGTCCATCCGCCGGGCTTCCTTGGGCTCGATATAATCGGTGATCGTCAGATCCTTGATTTCACCGGCGATACGGGTATCAAATCCGGCAGAATCGAAGGCCTCATAACGCGAAATGCCGCTCTTGCCGGCGAGGAGATTGGCGAACATTTGCTCCGGTGAATGCCCAAGGGGCGATACCACCCCCATACCTGTAACGACGACTCTCAGTCCTGACATAACGAACCTCAACAAGCCATTAGGGTTCAGCCTTTGCTGGCGAAAGGGTACAGAAAGGGGCAACTTGCCGTTGCCCCTTTCTGGTTGTTATTTGCCCATTTTCTCATTGAGATACTTGAGCGCATCTCCGACAGAGGCCAGTTTTTCAGCCTCCTCATCGGGGATTTCGATGCCAAACTCCTCTTCAAACGCCATAACCAGTTCGACGGTATCGAGCGAGTCGGCGCCCAGGTCATCAATGAAAGAGGCTTCAGGGACGACTTCCTTGGCATCAACACCCAGCTGCTGGACGATGATCTCTTTAACGCGGTCTTCAATAGCCATTGTTTTTTCCTCCATGGATACGGTGCTACAACCTTGTGATTGACGTGAGTGATTCTGATTACTGAACGCTGCTTGTATGCTTGCCCCGCGGAATTACATCACCATTCCGCCGTCGACGTGCACCACCTGCCCGGTAACATAATCGGCGAGGGGGCTGGCCAGAAAAAGGACGATATCCGCGACGTCGCCAGCGGAGCCGGACCGTTTGAGCGGGATGAGGGTGAGAAAAGCCTCCTTGGCCGCTGGCGGTAGATCCTTGGTCATATCGGTCTCGATATAGCCGGGTGCCACGGCATTGACCTGAATATTGCGCCCGCCCAGTTCTTTGGCCGCGGACTTGGTGAGGCCGATCACGCCGGCCTTTGAGGCGGCATAATTGGCCTGGCCGGCATTGCCCATCACGCCGACGACGGAAGCGATGTTGATGATCTTGCCGGCGCGCTGCTTCATCATCACCTTGCAGGCGGCCTTGACGCCGTTGAAAGTGCCCTTGAGATTGACCGCAAG is a window encoding:
- a CDS encoding acyl carrier protein, with amino-acid sequence MAIEDRVKEIIVQQLGVDAKEVVPEASFIDDLGADSLDTVELVMAFEEEFGIEIPDEEAEKLASVGDALKYLNEKMGK
- the fabG gene encoding 3-oxoacyl-[acyl-carrier-protein] reductase translates to MDLHGKTAIVTGGARGIGKAIVLRLAAAGADVAVSDIDLVGAEATAAEVAALGCRSLAIRSDISKWADAEALVEEAMAAWGRLDIFVNNAGITRDALLVRMDEAQWDSVLAVNLKGTFNGVKAACKVMMKQRAGKIINIASVVGVMGNAGQANYAASKAGVIGLTKSAAKELGGRNIQVNAVAPGYIETDMTKDLPPAAKEAFLTLIPLKRSGSAGDVADIVLFLASPLADYVTGQVVHVDGGMVM